In Phaeobacter gallaeciensis DSM 26640, a genomic segment contains:
- a CDS encoding helix-turn-helix transcriptional regulator has product MATKVNLDLILEVLDATTSVDGLQEIIQRVCDTFEVDHAMYHWVDSAGDHYHFGTYSQGWVERYQEKAYVRVDPVIIGCYQRFHPVDWRRLDWSSKPAREFLQDALAHDVGNQGYSIPIRGPNGQFALFTVSHNCDDDTWTRFTDKHSRDLILIGHYFNRKALEFEPDRSPEHVQPLSPREIDALTLLAMGYSRAQVAKTLTISEHTLRVYIESARFKLGAINTTHAIARALSLGLIII; this is encoded by the coding sequence TCTTGATCTGATCCTCGAGGTATTGGATGCGACAACCTCAGTCGATGGCCTGCAGGAGATCATCCAGCGGGTTTGCGATACTTTTGAAGTTGATCATGCCATGTATCACTGGGTTGATAGTGCCGGTGATCATTATCACTTTGGCACCTATTCGCAGGGTTGGGTGGAGCGTTACCAGGAAAAAGCCTATGTGCGCGTCGACCCTGTGATTATCGGGTGCTATCAGCGATTCCATCCGGTCGATTGGCGACGGCTTGACTGGTCCTCCAAACCCGCACGTGAGTTTCTGCAGGATGCCTTGGCTCATGATGTCGGGAATCAAGGGTATTCAATCCCGATCCGAGGCCCAAATGGGCAATTTGCATTGTTTACGGTCAGTCATAACTGCGACGATGACACTTGGACCCGGTTCACCGACAAACACAGCCGTGATCTGATCTTGATTGGGCACTACTTCAATCGCAAGGCGCTGGAGTTTGAGCCAGATCGCAGTCCCGAACATGTCCAACCGCTGTCCCCCCGTGAGATTGACGCGCTGACCCTGCTAGCGATGGGCTATAGCCGTGCTCAGGTGGCGAAGACACTGACGATCTCGGAGCATACTCTACGTGTCTATATCGAGAGCGCGCGATTCAAATTGGGGGCCATCAACACCACCCACGCCATCGCTCGTGCGCTGAGTCTCGGTCTCATCATCATTTAA